The following nucleotide sequence is from Methylocella sp..
CGCGGGCCAGCATTTTCTCGATCGCCTGGGCGTCGAGGGCGCGAAAAACCAGGACGCTCGCACGCGATAACAGCGCCGCATTCAGTTCGAAACTTGGGTTCTCGGTGGTGGCGCCGATCAGCGTGACCGCGCCATCCTCCATGACGGGAAGGAAACTATCTTGCTGCGCCCGGTTGAACCGATGCACCTCATCGACGAACAGCAAAGTGCCCTGCCCCATCGCCCGGCGGCCCCTCGCCTCTTCGAAAATTTTCTTGAGGTCTGCGACGCCGGTAAATATCGCCGAAATCTGGACGAACGCGAATTTCGTCTCATGCGCGAGGAGGCGCGCGACGGTGGTCTTGCCCGTGCCTGGCGGCCCCCAAAAAATCAGGCTGCCGAGCGAACCGGATGCAATCCGCCGCGTCAGCGCGCCCTCCGGGCCGACAAGATGATCCTGACCGACGACCTCCGCGAGGGTTTTGGGGCGCAGGCGATCGGCAAGCGGGTGGGGCGCTTCCTTTTCGAGACCGGCGGCGGCAAAAAGATCAGTCATGTCAGATCCCGAGCGTGGGCCGTTCAGCCGTGCGTGTCCAGCCCTCCGGCGAGGCGCCCGCGGCAGGGAGGACTCATCCCCCCAACACCGTCGTGACGATCTCGCCGCCGCGTCCAATGGTCAATTTCCAATAGTTGTGCCTGTCTCGCACGGCCCGTTCGAGGTCGCGCGTCGTCTGCACTTTCACGTCATTGACCGAGAGAATAACGTCGCCCTTCTGGAAATTGACATCGGCGGCTGTGCTGCCATCTTCGATCTCGCTGATGATGACGCCCTGGCTGACGCCATGCAGCGATAGTTCTTCCATCACAGCCGGCGATAAATTGATCACGGTGGCGCCCGCAAATGGCGAACTGCCCTCGAGCTTGACTGGATCGCGGGCGGGAATTTCCAACGCCGGGGCCAGCATGAGCGTGATGTTTATTGGCGTGCCATCGCGAACAATGGCGAGAGAGGCCCCCCCGCCAAGCGGCTTGGTGGCCATGCGGTAGCCCAAACTCTCGGGATCGTCGACAGTCTGCCCATCGATAGCGGTAATAAGATCGCCTCGTTTGACGCCCGCCTTTTCGGCCGGGCTGGCGGCGGCAACTTCCGTCACTAATGCGCCGGAAGGCCTGTCGAGACCCAAGGAGTCGGCAATTTCCTTCGAGACCACCTGAAGACTGGCGCCGAGCCAGGGCCGGCGCACCTGCCGACCGCCATTTTTTGCGGCGGCGACGACGATCTTGACCATGTTGACGGGAATCGCAAAGCCAATCCCAATGGAGCTGCCCGTTTGCGAAAAGATCGCCGAGTTAATGCCGGCGAGCCGGGCATGCATATCGATCAACGCGCCGCCCGAGTTGCCGGGATTGATCGCGGCGTCCGTCTGAACAAAAAATCCATAGTCGGAAATCCCGGCCTGCGTGCGCGCCAGCGCAGAGACAATGCCCTGCGTCACCGTCTGACCGACGCCGAACGGATTGCCGATCGCGAGCACGATGTCGCCGACCTCGAGCGCGTCCGAATCGCCAAGCTCCATGACCGGAAAATCGCCGCCGCCCTTGAGGCGCAAAACCGCAAGATCGGTGCGCTGATCGCGCAGCACGATATCAGCCTCGAATTCGCGCTTGTCGGAGAGCGCAACTTTGACGTCCGTCATGCCGTCGATGACATGGTAATTGGTGACGACGAGACCTGTTGGGTCGACGATGACCCCCGACCCCAATGAGCGTGAGGTTGAACCGCCAGGGCGGGCCCCGCCGCCGAAGAAGCGCTCGAAAATTGGATCGTCGAATAGCGGATTCTTGGGGCGCTTGTCGATGCGCGAGGCGTAGACATTGACGACGGCCGGCTGCGCCTTTTTGACCACCGGAGCAAAAGATAAAACGATCTCGCTGTTGGTGGTCGGCGCCTGACGCTGAGGCTCCGCCGCAGCGACGCCGGCGAGCAAGAGCGACGTCAACATCAATGCCGCGGGGCGCCGGAAACCGCGCGACAGACAAAAACGTATCGTTGTCATGGATCGATCCACCGCTCGATCAAAGTTGGCCAGAAACGGGCCGGGCGACTGAGCGGACTCCGCAAGAAGCCCTCAAGACGCCCGATCCAACGCGCTTATATATGTGGCCTCGCGCAGCCTTCGCAAAATGTCGAGGGTTCGGCCTAGGCTGACTCGATTAAGCGGCCGCTTCTTCCTCTTGACCGCCAAATACCGGCCCCGAGTCTTTGCCCTTGGCTGTGACGTCACGATCAACGAACTCGATTACGGCCATAGCCGCATTATCGCCATAGCGGAAGCCAGCCTTTAGGACGCGGGTGTAGCCGCCATGCCTATCCTTGTAGCGGGGCCCGAGAACGGCGAATAGCTTGCCGACCAGCGCGACATCCTTGATCTGGGCGATCGCCTGACGGCGGGCGTGCAGATCGCCGCGCTTGCCGAGCGTGACTAGCTTCTCGACGACAGGGCGCAGATCCTTGGCTTTCGGCAGGGTCGTGACGATCTGCTCATGCTTGATCAACGCTTGGCACATATTGGCGAACATCGCCTTTCGATGTTCCTGCGTGCGGTTAAATCGGCGTTTTGCGCGTCCGTGATACATGGCTCTCTCCGTTATTTTTGCGGCCGCCGTGCCAAGGTACGGCCGCTCCTTGTCCCTTCCTCAATTCAGAGGAAGACCGGACCAATTGGATTATGATTCCTAGTAATGCTCTTCGAAACGCTTGGCCAGTTCGTCAATATTATCCGGCGGCCAGCCAGTGACCTCCATGCCAAGATGCAGACCCATCTGGGCGAGAACCTCTTTGATTTCGTTCAACGACTTCCGCCCGAAATTCGGCGTGCGGAGCATTTCGCCTTCGCTCTTCTGGATGAGGTCGCCGATGTAGACGATATTGTCGTTCTTCAGGCAGTTGGCCGAACGCACCGACAATTCGAGTTCGTCGACTTTCTTGAGCAGAGCCGGGTTGAACGCCAGCTCCGGGATCGACGGCGTCAGCTCGACGCGACGCGGCTCTTCGAAATTGACGAAGACGTTGAGCTGGTCCTGCAGGATGCGCGCGGCGAAAGCCACCGCATCCTCCGGCGTCAAAGCGCCGTTGGTCTCAACCTGCAAAGTGAGCTTGTCGAGATCGAGGTTCTGGCCTTCGCGGGTATTTTCGACGCGATAGCTCACTTTTTTCACGGGCGAATAAAGGCTATCGATCGGGATCAATCCGATCGGCGCGTCCTCGGCCCGGTTGTGGTCCGCCGCGACATAGCCTTTGCCGGTGTTGACCGTGAATTCCATGCGGATTTCCGCGCCTTCATCGAGGGTGCAGATGACGAGCCCGGGATTGAGCACCGAAATATCGCCGACCGTCTGGATGTCGCCGGCGGTGACCTTGCCCGGCCCCTGCTTTTTCAAGACCATGCGCTTTGGGCCATCGCCCGGCATCTTGACGGCGATGTCCTTGATATTGAGCACGATATCGGTGACGTCCTCGCGGACGCCGGGGATCGACGAGAACTCATGCAGCACGCCGTCGATATGAACCGAGGTGATCGCCGCGCCCTGCAGCGACGACAATAAAATCCGGCGCAGCGAATTGCCGAGCGTGAGGCCGAAGCCGAGTTCGAGCGGCCCCGCCACGATCGTCGCGAAACGCTTGGGATCGTCGCCCGAAACGACTTCGAGCTTGTTCGGTTTGGTGAGCTCTTGCCAGTTCTTTTGAATCACGAATGCACCTTTCCTCGATGCAAAGGCGCCCATCTGGCGCCCGGCCCTGATGCCGAAATGAACAGCGGGCGAACGACCGCGCGCTTACGAGTTTAGACGCGCCGCCTTTTGCGCGGACGGCAACCATTATGTGGGATCGGAGTGACGTCGCGGATAGAGGTCACGGTGAAGCCCGCCGCCTGCAAAGCGCGCAATGCCGATTCGCGACCAGAGCCCGGCCCCGACACCTCG
It contains:
- a CDS encoding DegQ family serine endoprotease, with translation MTTIRFCLSRGFRRPAALMLTSLLLAGVAAAEPQRQAPTTNSEIVLSFAPVVKKAQPAVVNVYASRIDKRPKNPLFDDPIFERFFGGGARPGGSTSRSLGSGVIVDPTGLVVTNYHVIDGMTDVKVALSDKREFEADIVLRDQRTDLAVLRLKGGGDFPVMELGDSDALEVGDIVLAIGNPFGVGQTVTQGIVSALARTQAGISDYGFFVQTDAAINPGNSGGALIDMHARLAGINSAIFSQTGSSIGIGFAIPVNMVKIVVAAAKNGGRQVRRPWLGASLQVVSKEIADSLGLDRPSGALVTEVAAASPAEKAGVKRGDLITAIDGQTVDDPESLGYRMATKPLGGGASLAIVRDGTPINITLMLAPALEIPARDPVKLEGSSPFAGATVINLSPAVMEELSLHGVSQGVIISEIEDGSTAADVNFQKGDVILSVNDVKVQTTRDLERAVRDRHNYWKLTIGRGGEIVTTVLGG
- the rplQ gene encoding 50S ribosomal protein L17, whose product is MYHGRAKRRFNRTQEHRKAMFANMCQALIKHEQIVTTLPKAKDLRPVVEKLVTLGKRGDLHARRQAIAQIKDVALVGKLFAVLGPRYKDRHGGYTRVLKAGFRYGDNAAMAVIEFVDRDVTAKGKDSGPVFGGQEEEAAA
- a CDS encoding DNA-directed RNA polymerase subunit alpha, which produces MGAFASRKGAFVIQKNWQELTKPNKLEVVSGDDPKRFATIVAGPLELGFGLTLGNSLRRILLSSLQGAAITSVHIDGVLHEFSSIPGVREDVTDIVLNIKDIAVKMPGDGPKRMVLKKQGPGKVTAGDIQTVGDISVLNPGLVICTLDEGAEIRMEFTVNTGKGYVAADHNRAEDAPIGLIPIDSLYSPVKKVSYRVENTREGQNLDLDKLTLQVETNGALTPEDAVAFAARILQDQLNVFVNFEEPRRVELTPSIPELAFNPALLKKVDELELSVRSANCLKNDNIVYIGDLIQKSEGEMLRTPNFGRKSLNEIKEVLAQMGLHLGMEVTGWPPDNIDELAKRFEEHY